The Panthera tigris isolate Pti1 chromosome E3, P.tigris_Pti1_mat1.1, whole genome shotgun sequence genome segment GGacgtgggtgggggcgggggcggcacgGGGGTGCGGCACGGGCTCGGGAGGGGCGTTCTTCTTCCGCTTCCGCTTCTCCTCCACCTCTTCGATGATGCTGACCACGTCGTCCGCTGGCAGATGGAGTTTGGTGGACAGCTCAATAAGGCTGTCGATCGTCTGAGGGTCCATCTCTtcgtcgtcgtcctcctcctccccgccctcctctgccccctcagcCTCCTTCCGACGGTGGCCGGGCATCTCCTCCTGGGAGCGCTTGTCCTCGGCTCCGGCTTctccgtcctcctcctcctctgcgaACAGCAGCGCGTTCTGCCGCGCCCTCTCCGCCTCCTCCGCCTCTGCCTCCGCCTCCGCCGCCTCCTcatcctcttcccccaccctctccgcCCCGCCGCGTCTCTCCTGCTCCGCCTCCGCATCCTCCCTCACGCTCTCtcgctcctcctccttctcctgcagCCCCCGACCCCCAAGGCCGCGCTGCCGGGCCCCGCCCTGCAGCAAATATTGGAGCAGCAGGTCCGAGGCGAGGTCTGCCAGCCGCTCTTCCTGCGCCGCGGCCTGCCGTGTGGCCTCTGCCTGTCGCCGCCCGGCTTCTACCTGCGCCAGCCCTTGCTGTAGAAGGCGCTCCCCAGCCTCAGAGCCGCCCAGGAGTGAGCTCTCCGGACGGCGCGCCTTGGGGAAAGGGGCGCCCAGGCTTTGGTACGCCTTGGATAGGGGTGCCAATGCCTCACCTAGATGTGTTTTGGGGGAGGATACCCCTTCCCCGAACTGGTGGGCTTCAGGAAGGGACCCGCTCTCGGGCATACGCGCCTGGAATTGCGGGGGAGCGGGGGGTGGCAGGGGCGCGCGCTCCGGAACGCGCGCCTGGAACTCTCCCCAGGAAGCGCGCCACACGCGCTCCGGCCCGGGGCTCTCCAGGTTGACTCGGGTCAGAGTGTGCGTGCGAGTTTCCGT includes the following:
- the VGF gene encoding neurosecretory protein VGF gives rise to the protein MKSLRLQASTLVCFLLLIKGLGAAPPGHPEAQPPPLSSEHKEPVAGDAAPGPNDVSAPEVRAARNSEPQDEGELFQGVDPRALAAVLLQALDRPASPPAPGGSQQGPKEEAAEALLTETVRSQTHSLPAPETQAPAAPPRPQTQENGPEAGDPSEELEALASLLQELRDFSPSSAKRQQETAAAETETRTHTLTRVNLESPGPERVWRASWGEFQARVPERAPLPPPAPPQFQARMPESGSLPEAHQFGEGVSSPKTHLGEALAPLSKAYQSLGAPFPKARRPESSLLGGSEAGERLLQQGLAQVEAGRRQAEATRQAAAQEERLADLASDLLLQYLLQGGARQRGLGGRGLQEKEEERESVREDAEAEQERRGGAERVGEEDEEAAEAEAEAEEAERARQNALLFAEEEEDGEAGAEDKRSQEEMPGHRRKEAEGAEEGGEEEDDDEEMDPQTIDSLIELSTKLHLPADDVVSIIEEVEEKRKRKKNAPPEPVPHPRAAPAPTHVRSPQPPPPAPAPAREELPDWNEVLPPWDREEDELFPPGPYHPFPNYIRPRTLQPPAASRRRHYHHALPPSHHYPGREAQARRAQEEAEAEERRMQEQEELENYIEHVLLRRP